DNA from Cyanobacteria bacterium FACHB-DQ100:
AAATGCGCCTGCAAACCATCCGCGATTGATGAATGAATTGATTCAACTGCGCGATCGTGGCGGTAAGGTGATTGTGATCAATCCTACGATCGAGGTTGGATTGGTTAAATTCGGTTCTCCTGCATTTCCGATTAAATCCATGTTGAAGGGCGGCTCTGACATTTCTTCACTATATCTACAACCTATTCCCGGAAGTGATGTTGCATTGTTCGTGGGGTTGCAAAAAGCACTAATCGAGCAGAATTTAGTGAAACAAGACTTTCTTGAAGCCTATACAGAACAATGGCAAGCGGTGATTGACTATGCCCAATCAACTTCTTGGGAAACCATCACCGAAGTCTGCGGAGTGTCTAAGCCTGAAATTGATCTCGCTGCAAATTTCATTGGCACTTCAGAAGGAGTCGTTTTCGCCTGGGCAATGGGTGTGACTCAACAAGAAAATGGAGTCGATAACATCTATAGCATTGCCAATACAGCCCTGATTAGTGGCAATGTGGGGAAAGAAGGGGCAGGAACCATGCCGATTCGGGGACACTCGAATGTGCAGGGCTTTGGATCAATGGGTGTCACCATTCACCTGAAGAAAGAGATTCAGCAAGCATTAGAGAAATTATTGCAAAAGCCTTTGAGCCGGATTCAGGGCTATGATACTCGCGCCTTGATTGAAGCCGCAGATGCAGGTCAGATCGATACTTTAATCTGTTTAGGTGGTAATTTATATGCTGCAAACCCTGATTTAACTCAGGCAAAACGCGCTCTCGGCAGCATCGAAACTATCTTCTATGTTGCAACTAAGCCAAACTTAGGACATTTTCACGGACTCGCTCGCCACAATACGATCGTCATTCCTGTGCTCACTCGGTTTGAGAATCCTCATAAAACGACGGCTGAATCCGGCAACAACTTCGTGCGCCTAAATGATGAGGGTCACACTCATCTGAAAAATGCGGAGTTGATTTCTGAAGTGGGATTTTTAACGGAGATTGCCGATCGCGCCCTCCAAGAATCTCCAGTCCAGTGGCGCAAGCTTCAAGATACAAAGTATGTGCGGCAGTTGATCGCTCAAACGATTCCAGGCTATGAAAAGATCGGTGAAATCGATGACACCGAAGAAGAGTTTACGATCGCCAATCGCGTGTTTACAACGCCGAAGTTCCCCACAGCTAGCGGAAAAGCTTCAATGTTTGTCGCACCTTTACCAAGGCTCTCAATTCCAACAAAACAAGACTTTGGTCTACCAGACTCAATTCCCGGATTGACACTGATTTTAGGTACAGGACGCAGCTACGCACAGCACAATACTGTGGTGTACAAGCCTGGAGATAAATATCGCGCTATGCCGCACCGTAATTGTATTTTGATGAATCAAGCAGATGCAGAGCGGGCAGGATTTCGAGAGCATCAGCGCGTCACGGTGCAGGGCGATGCAGGTAAGCTCGAACAAGTTGAAATCATCTACGGCATGATTCGATCGGGTGCCGCGATGATGTTTTATCCTGAGGTTAATGCTATTTTCAAGGCTAAGATTGATCCACGATCGGGAACGCCCGCTTATAAACGAGTTCCCGTTGTCGTTTACGCACCTGAAGCAGTCTCGACTAAATAGAGCGAATGAGAAGAGAAGCCTCTAGAGCAGCAACTTACGGATTGATTGCAATCCTACTGATGGCAGCAATTCTTCGGTTTTATAAAGTTGATCAGCCCTTTATTGATGCAACAAGTTGGAGACAGTCTGATACTGCCACGATCGCGGATAACTTTTACAGAGGAAACTGGAATATCTTTTATCCGAAAATTAGCTGGAATGGGCCAGGAGATCAAGTTGTCGGATATGAGTTTCAGACGATCAGTTATCTTGCGGCGTTGTTGTACCGCATTGTCGGGCAGCATGATTGGGTTTGTCGCGCGATTGCAATCGTCTTTGGCGTGTGGGGCATTTTCGCGTTTTACCAACTGTTGCGCCGCGTTTGGGGTCAGAACTATGCCGTTGTCGGGGCCGCAGTCCTAGCGCTGTTACCCGGTGCAGTTTATGTCGATCGCTCCTTTCTCCCCGATCCAGTTATGCTATCGCTGGTGATTACGAGCGTTTGGCTACTTGTCGCCTACCTGCAAACAGAAAAACTGCATTACTTACTACTCGCAAGCTTGGCTGGGATATTCGGCTTTCTGACCAAGATCTCCGGCTTGATTGTAGGAATCCCGATGCTTTATGCGATCGTTACCATTCTAGGCCAGAAACAAAATCGACGCTTAAAGCAGCTTACTTTAATTGCGGGTGCTGGCGTTGTCACTCTAATTCCGGTCATTGCCTATTACGCTTGGGCACTCCACCTTTTTCGCACCCAGCCGCCTTACTATGTAGCCGCTGGCGAATACTGGGTTTGGAAATATGGGCTATCGCGGTTTCTAGAACAGAATTACTTTTTACCAAAACTTTTATATCAATTGCGCTGGTTCTGGACATTGCCCGTCATAGTTCTCGCGATCGTTGGATTGTTTCTGCGTCCACCGTCTCACAACGAGTATAAAGCGCCTTGGCTATTTCACATTTGGATGCTTGCATTTGGGTTTTACTACGCGATCGCCGCTCAAGGCTTAGTGAATAATCCGACAAACCTGAACCTATCAAATCCTGCTACAGCGGCTCTCACCGCCCATAGTCTGATTAAAATCGCTGCATGGATTCGAGCAAAACTGGGAACACGAGCATCATTAGCGTGGATGGCTGTGGTTTTACTCTTGATTGGTGGACTTGGGCAAAGAGCATTGCACCGATTTGCGCTGCGACCTTTTGCCGAACAGGACTTCAAACTCGGACTCGCTTTACGGCAGGCGGCTCAAACCAATGAACTGGTTGTCACTGCGACTTCAACACCTGGGGATGCTGTTACAGTTTATTACAGCCAGCGTCGAGGATGGGTGTTTCCTCCGCTTTATGCTTGGTCTTCGTCACTCTCTCAGTTGGAGGATGAAGAAGGAATTCGATTGTTAAAAGAGCTTGCAGGCAAAGGAGCAGATTGGTTTGGACTGGTTAAACCCGAGCAGTTTGCGAGCCAGCATCCTCAGCTCATGGAATATCTCGATCGCAACCTATCTCGCTATCAAGCTAGTCCGGAGTTCACAATCTACCGCATTGGGCCAAAAAAAGGGACATCGATCAATGCCCCTTTTTCATCTGATGTGAGAAACGAAACTAACTAGCAATATACTCGCGAACGTTTGCTTTGCGACGACGTAGATGATCCAACGCTTGCCGCTCAAGCTGACGAACCCGCTCACGGCTCAGATTCAAACGATCGCCCACCTTCGCCAGCGATAGCTCGTAACCATCCTGCAAACCGTAGCGCAGGCTTAGAACTTCGCGCTGTTGCGGAGTCAAGTCAGTCATCAACGTCTCAAGATCCTGGCGTAAAAGCTCCTGAGTCAAGTGCATATCCGGCGAAGGGCCGTTATCCTCTAACAACTCCTGAAGCTCGGTATCTTGGTTGTCCCCGACGCGCAGATCGAGCGAAACCGGCTGACGTGACATCATCAGAAACTCACGAATCTGATCGGGCTCAAGCTCTAACTCGGTGGCAATCTCAGCTGCAGTCGCAGCCCGTCCAAGCTTCTGCGCTAACTCACGCTGAACACGCTTGATCTTGTTGAGCTTCTCGGTGATGTGAATCGGTAAACGAATCGTGCGGGCTTGCTGAGCGATCGCTCTCGTAATCGCCTGACGAATCCACCAGTACGCATAAGTTGAGAACT
Protein-coding regions in this window:
- a CDS encoding FdhF/YdeP family oxidoreductase — translated: MAQEKPPQSGGGMAVVQYWAEQTLSPDGAKIWQTLFHKSACLSCAWGTGGQKGGFVNEDGEVFQRCAKSVEAIASELQPATAFEQEYTIAQLQALTSQEANNLGRLSHPLILRKGSNRYERISWDEVYQIAEAAFQKAPERVASYSSGRSSNEAAYLLQLMMRALGSNNLADCSDLCHSASTVGLKDMFGSGTSMVSLESLKKADCVVLIGSNAPANHPRLMNELIQLRDRGGKVIVINPTIEVGLVKFGSPAFPIKSMLKGGSDISSLYLQPIPGSDVALFVGLQKALIEQNLVKQDFLEAYTEQWQAVIDYAQSTSWETITEVCGVSKPEIDLAANFIGTSEGVVFAWAMGVTQQENGVDNIYSIANTALISGNVGKEGAGTMPIRGHSNVQGFGSMGVTIHLKKEIQQALEKLLQKPLSRIQGYDTRALIEAADAGQIDTLICLGGNLYAANPDLTQAKRALGSIETIFYVATKPNLGHFHGLARHNTIVIPVLTRFENPHKTTAESGNNFVRLNDEGHTHLKNAELISEVGFLTEIADRALQESPVQWRKLQDTKYVRQLIAQTIPGYEKIGEIDDTEEEFTIANRVFTTPKFPTASGKASMFVAPLPRLSIPTKQDFGLPDSIPGLTLILGTGRSYAQHNTVVYKPGDKYRAMPHRNCILMNQADAERAGFREHQRVTVQGDAGKLEQVEIIYGMIRSGAAMMFYPEVNAIFKAKIDPRSGTPAYKRVPVVVYAPEAVSTK
- a CDS encoding glycosyltransferase family 39 protein, whose translation is MRREASRAATYGLIAILLMAAILRFYKVDQPFIDATSWRQSDTATIADNFYRGNWNIFYPKISWNGPGDQVVGYEFQTISYLAALLYRIVGQHDWVCRAIAIVFGVWGIFAFYQLLRRVWGQNYAVVGAAVLALLPGAVYVDRSFLPDPVMLSLVITSVWLLVAYLQTEKLHYLLLASLAGIFGFLTKISGLIVGIPMLYAIVTILGQKQNRRLKQLTLIAGAGVVTLIPVIAYYAWALHLFRTQPPYYVAAGEYWVWKYGLSRFLEQNYFLPKLLYQLRWFWTLPVIVLAIVGLFLRPPSHNEYKAPWLFHIWMLAFGFYYAIAAQGLVNNPTNLNLSNPATAALTAHSLIKIAAWIRAKLGTRASLAWMAVVLLLIGGLGQRALHRFALRPFAEQDFKLGLALRQAAQTNELVVTATSTPGDAVTVYYSQRRGWVFPPLYAWSSSLSQLEDEEGIRLLKELAGKGADWFGLVKPEQFASQHPQLMEYLDRNLSRYQASPEFTIYRIGPKKGTSINAPFSSDVRNETN
- a CDS encoding RNA polymerase sigma factor, RpoD/SigA family, with product MATANTKSKSAPKSTYSADMVRTYLHEIGRVPMLTHEQEILYGKQVQQMMTLQEKKEKLAKKLGHEPTQQEFSEHVHLSDAELTGIFTRGRRAKQKMIEANLRLVVSIAKKYQKRNLEFLDLIQEGSLGLERGVEKFDPTRGYKFSTYAYWWIRQAITRAIAQQARTIRLPIHITEKLNKIKRVQRELAQKLGRAATAAEIATELELEPDQIREFLMMSRQPVSLDLRVGDNQDTELQELLEDNGPSPDMHLTQELLRQDLETLMTDLTPQQREVLSLRYGLQDGYELSLAKVGDRLNLSRERVRQLERQALDHLRRRKANVREYIAS